In Ammospiza caudacuta isolate bAmmCau1 chromosome Z, bAmmCau1.pri, whole genome shotgun sequence, the genomic stretch CTGTTTACAGGGATACACTGGACATTGAAAAACTGAAACATATTTAGTAATATCTGGAGACTGAACAAAGGCAGTGCCCTTTCTCTCTCATCCAGCATGTACTTCAGCCCCCAAAGCACCTCAGTAAGCCTTATTAAAAACCTGCTCCATTTCATTAATAAGTCTTGTACTAGGACAATCAAGATTGGTCAGAGAGTTTGTGACACCACAAGTGCTGAATTAAGGGGCTAAATAATCTCCTTCAGCCAACAGATTGACTGGGAATACTTTCCTTTCTTACTGTCCCTTTGTAGATTGGACATTGACATCTCTCTAATGAGAGAGTTTTTCTTATGTCTCTGGATACAGGGAAATGATGTTTAAGTATCGATGTTGAAGACTGCCAGAAATACCAGTTCTATCAGAAACTGAAAGTAAAGCATACTGGTTATACACCAAGCCACTTGCATGTCATCAGTTTCAGTTTGTGCAAACCCATCAAATTTCATGTCCTTCATGATTTTACAATCCTCTGGGACCAGAATTTCAGATTTACATTGTTCAGCTGATCACTACAGATAAGAATATATTTGATGTTATTTATctgctattaaaaatataaaagattaGTATGGTTAATTGTTCCTTGTGATAAAACCAGTGGTTGGTAACCTTAACTAGAGAGaatgtatttattaatttatactaatttcatttgtttcaggGATGTGTAGAACAAAAGACAAAAGGATAACACACAGAAATCTCCTTATCTACTGAAGCAGCCATAAGGTTCAGTGTTCCAGCTCTGAAGTCCCTAATATATTTTGGCTTGTGAAAATGGATTAAGAAGATGTAGAATCATTCTGAATACCAGACTTTTCCAAACTCTTTATGTGTAGGAGAGAGAATTTTCCTGAAATGTTATACTCTTTAAGGAAACATATGTCAAGAAAAACAATGTGAACAAAACTTGTAGTAGTCTATCAAGCGCTGAAGAAGCCATTATTATCTCTAACACCTTGCCTTTAGAGCAAGTTTCATGATCTTATGTGCCAGATCTTCCcagaatttttcccaaagtagTACATCTAGGAATCTGGATCCCAGAAGAGGTAACCAGGCACTGCAATAATACCACAACAGTCAAATTCTTCAGACATGTCTCAAACACCAAGAAGACCTCCCTTCAAGGTATGCTACATCTGTGGCAGAGAATTTGGGTCCCAATCTATTGCTATACATGAACCTCAGTGCCTGGAGAAGTGGCGTATTGAGAACAATCAGCTACCAAAGCACCTTAGAAGGCCAGAGCCCAAGAAACCTGAGGCCCTTACTGGTTCTGGTTCCTACACACTTGCAGATGAAAATGAAGCAGCTTATTATAGTGCTCAAGCCCAGCTGGTGCCCTGTAGAAAGTGTGGCCGAACCTTTTTTCCTGAGCGTCTCCCTGTGCACGAAAGGTGCTGCAAAGGAGGCGGCAGCGGTGCGAGGCTACCAAGCGCTGCCGCTGGTAAATCTGGTAAAGCACCAAGATCTGGACCTGGCCCAGCAAGTGGTATTCAACCTGAGACCCATCAAGGAACGAGCAGGGCTGCACCAGCTGTGTCAGACCAGGTAAATTGCTAACCATGTCCTGTATGAAAGGGTGTGCATGCATCTTGATGCTTGGCACTCCAGGGGAGATTGGCTTGCCATCAAATTTAAAATCACTTTTCTTCAGAAGAAGCTTTTAACTGCATGCAAATTTTTCTCTGCTAAATAGAGGataaagaaaagggaaatactGGGAAGGGACTAAGGGAAACTACTTATTcctatttattttgattttccttttgaatgGGAGTAGTTGGGTTCTCTGTTGAGAGTTTAAGAGTTATATCCCCAAGAGGGACTATTGCTTGATTTAGTTCCCTAGGAGATTCTCTTGAGCAGATCAGGCAAGGTTTGGATGTCATATGTTTTAGGAGATGTTAGGTATTTTTCTTTAGTTAACATGAAATGCAATGTTTCATTGTCCTGCAAGCACTTCAAAACATGATTTTCATATTCTACTGGTATTCTTAACCTTGGCATGCAACATCAGTTTACTGAGGACTGCATGTTCAAAGGCAGCAGTTCTGGgtataacaacaacaaaataaataagactgcacatttttttccactgaatttGATTCAGGATCCAAGAATAAAGAAGCTGATTCACATTATCCAAAAGCTACACAGAGTTTTGGAAAATTGgatattttttttgcatttgtttctgCACAAGCTGTCCTTTGGCCAGGATTTTTGTAAGATAGTTGTCTAAATTTAGGCCCAGTGTCCAAATTAaatggccttttttttttttgtaatgcagGCGGGAATCCTGATTGCCTAAATTTCTTTCGAAAATGGGATTTAGATCTCTCAGTCACCAAAGGAATGCAATGCTATGCAGAGCATTTTTTAAGATGCTTTAGAAGGCAAAGTGTGTAACATGTCAGTTTACCAGCTGCTGAGTAAAATTAAGATAATAGCATTACCCTAGCTCACATGAGACTAAGAACTTCAGGAGTCCCTTTTTTATTATGCTTTATGAGGCCACTAATTGATATATTTTGGCGAATATATTTATTATGCTTTATGAGGCCACTGATTGATACATTTTGGAAAGTTGATATATATTTAGCAAATTTGCCTTTATCAGCAAATTTTACATTATCCACAAGCAGTTCAAAGTGCTACACATCTGCATTTATAGTTGTAGGAAAAGTGATGCTGTTTATACTACAACGTGCTCTTTCCCAAAGACCTGTCATTGCTCTAAAGGTGATTGTTCAATGAAAGACATGGCTGTGAAGCAGAGAGTTTAATCTATCACACATAATCCTGCAGATTATAAAAGAGAGGGCGAGGGCAATTTTCTATAATTATGGTcccataaaaaaaaagtttagagTGTGGTTTGGCACTGACAGTGATCTGTAAAAAAAGTTACCCTCTTGCACAACATATCTGCTCCCCTTGTGGATTCACTCACATCTGCTGACTTGTTGAACAACAACATTATTGCCACTTTTTACTTctgtgagctctgcagagccaaaATGAAATCTGTTCAAATCTGTCCTTCCTTCTGTGTGAACAACAGGTTTCCTCATGTAATTTCAAGCAGTTACAGTTCATCAGTTGCAGCAGAACTAATAAGACTGTAGAGCTTGCAGTTTGTAATTGACTTTGAAGGACTTTATTATTAACAATGACTTTCAGGAAGAGATAATGGATTCTACATCTCTTGAGGTCTATCCTTTAGTACAGAATTATGCATTAAAGGCAGAGATGCGATGGGAAGATTGAAAGAAATATCCTGTGATCCAAGGGGTTCCTCTGGACTTGCAGACAACTTATAAGAAGCTGTCAAAGGAAGCCACTTCCCTGTAGATTTAAATTCTCTGTGAGAGAATCTTCATTTCCAGTTGAACATTTTGAAAGGTGTGGAAAACACACATTGAAGGGTTTGGAAAAGCATTAGGCATATGGAATAACTGCAGATTAATTATGAACAGGATCAAGGTCTGTGTCTCCACTAAAgtcttcctctttttccagcatatggttttcattttgctcaCCTTACCAGCTACTCAGCTGCTTATTAATACCGTTATAAAATAGTGCTTCACTAGTGGTGGAGTGAAATGGCTACTGTTCTGGTCCTGGCTGGAAAGCATTTGGGGCAGTCCCTCTCTCATCTAACAGACTTACTCACTGTGACAGTGAATTATTTAATTACTCGCATAAAGCCCTGATTCAGCAGAACATCAGAGGAAAgcaataactgaaaaaaaaccacccagcCCTTATATATTTAGGAGAATTAGTGCTCCTGTTAAATAAATTTATGCAGTAAAAGATGCCCTAAATGAAAAATCTggattttccttattttcaaaataaagttCTGACTGATTTAGTCGTATACCATGTAAAGTGCATTTTAACTTTACAACTGCAAGCACTTCTCCCTGTATGCCTCTGCCTGTATGCCCTGGAGTTCTCTCCCCTTCAGTAAGTGTGGCATCAACTAGGCCAGTATCATTCCTGACAAACTCTCTCAGTTCTGCATTAAATGTCTTTGAGGTGGAGACTGAACAGCCTCTGTAAGCTGTCTCTTCCAGTACCTCTCCTCGCTTTCAGAATCAATGAACACACCTGAGTTAATCATGTCTGACTGTGTAGAATAACAGCATTTGGTTAGAGACTCTCAAGGGtcacagcagctcagaaattctgctttggattctgctgtgatACCCCAAACAATGGAACTGGTGTGTGCAGCTACTGAAACTCAGACTTGCACTAAAACAGAGTCAATGTTCTATTGTAGAACACAGATTCTGTTTTAGTGCAAGTCATAGACAAAAATATGTGATATGTGTAAGTGAGCACCAATAACTTGCTGTGTGTATATGAGTTATGGGGTTTTTGACATTAGATAACGCTGATCTTAAAAGCCTATTAGATGGTGCTGCCatctgctgttttcttcttaTCTGGTTAACTACCTGAAAAGATTTCACTGATGTTCCTTTGCTGAATTGTAATGCATTTTAACACAATGTAAATCTTTAAAATTTGTGTAGCAAGAACTTTGATGTTGTATTTTACTCTAGGCTAAAACCATGTAGTATCTTGGTAAAGGGAAGGCTTCTTCAGGTGCAGTATAATTCTAATGAAGTTGGAAAGTCAATGAGCTTTTTTTGCCTCATTGCAGTGGTTTTGAATACCTTCCTAGAGAATACTGACAAATAAATTTGCAAATATAGAAAGTTAGATGAGAATGAACAGTGAATGGGTGGTTTGAATGAAGCTTACTGAGTATTATCATTGGGAAcgtgtccttccttcctttgctTGTACATGGACGCGCTATTTATTGTACTGACAtactcaatttaaaaaaaaaaacatcaggAGCAAAATGGGGTATTTCATGCTTCCAGTGgagtaatatttttaattgtatgCATAATCTTGCAGAATTACCTTGCTGTTCAAGGCATGTGATCTTAACATGAGTGCTGTTGTAGGCTGTGAAGTGCAGCTTTGGATAGTCATGAGATAGCCACCATATACCTTGTCCATGATCCTTATGCAAAATGTTTTTTACTTAGCTGAGAGGAATGTGTGGAAAGGGTTGCTTTCATGCAATAGACTGCTGCTACTAAGTGCTTGCACCATTCTTTTCCTGAGCCTCTAATCCATGGGCAGTTCAAGTCTATGACAAGAgctccatcccagagcaggatgccCCGCCTCTTcccattaaaataaatggataATTAAACAAATAAGGGAAGAGGTGTGTGCAGTCCTGGAtgataaatatttatgtagGGAAGTTTGGGATTCAGTCTTATTGTGTGTActtaagaagaaataaaaagctttgTGCAGTATGGAAGGATTTGACCTCATGTAACACTGTAACAGCAGCCTGGGGCTAACCTTAAGTAATGTCAGGTCTATTGAAAATACATAGTTGCATGGCCCTCTGAACTAAATAACTTCATTCATAGTCACGCAGACATACTTAGCAGTCTTggagtaaaaaagaaaatactgagaCACCAGAGGAAAGCCTAACTACTCTGTTAGGTATTTGTAGGTATTTTTATAATAACACATATCCTCAGGAACAGACCTTCCCTACAACCCTTTTTGAAAGttaaaaacaaagcagtgaACAGACAGCCTAGCCACTGGCCTGTgagtagtttgggttggaaaattGTGGTGTTTCCAAAAATAGTTTAGTTTCAAACTGCAGGCCTCCAGATGTTATATTTGGGATAgacacactgaaaacaaaaagaaatgaagGGTAAATATCATCAGCTGTAGAAATTCCAAGTAAAGCTTATCATATCTTGGATTCcacagttaaaaaaagaaaaatctgttacTACCAATTGTTAGGCTAATCTCTTTCAGGTTTTAAACATGTGTGCAGAGAACAATTTGTGTATATAATTGTATGTGTGGTGATGAGTCAATCACAGTATTtttcagcaataaaaataattctatcCTAAGAGTGATctgatttcttttaattaattctGCTTTCTCCTGTTGTTTCTGTACCATTTTTAATTGTGGAAATTGCAAAAGACAGACATTTCTACTTGAAAaaatttctgcatttgcactaggatttctttttcttattctgtTACCATGGAAGAGTCCCTACAATCTGAATATAAGTAAATTGCTCTTTCCTAGTTTGTAGCCAATAAGTAACTATTAAAATGAATGGCAGAAACCCACCTAATGAGAACTCATGGGGAAAGTGTGTTCCCAATGATTTTACACCTAGCATTTTTTAAGAAACCGTTTCTAAAATAGTATAACCATACCCACAGCAGGAATGCACACTAAAAAGAGTTCTCTGTCCTCAGGAGTTTAGATTGTAGTTTCCTTATCTAAAGCTCTCCAGAGCTTACAAATAAATGTATAGTGTCTTTAGAAGACTTTGTATCTGAACCCAGAGTCTTACTTGAAAATCAGACAAGTTCTAGCTCACAACTTGAAGTAAAGAAGTAACTGAAATTTGATAATGGAAAGTTAtaagatgtttttaaaatagctgTTGCTGTATTCATCTAAAAATAGGAGAAGAAGGCTGTATTTTTACATATATTAGAAAATTTGCTTATATAAAATACTGTGTTATCAAAGATAGCAAGGAAATTCCATTTGTAAGTCAAGAGGATGAAAATGTCCTTGGAGAGCCCGTCTTTTCAAGACACTGTGAGAACTTTCCAGATGAAGTCCAacttttcccagaaaaaatgCACTTTATAGAGTAGTATTTCTTTCATGTAAGTGAGATTACATGTGTGATACAGGAAGGCAATCTTATGGAGATTGTTCACTAATGACATTTTCAGACTGTAACATAAATACAAGAAGAGCTGCCCAGAATTTCATGAACACATTGATGGGCTGACAGAAAGAGTCATAAATACGGGAACAGGTTATGCTTTGTCTtacacagcagcagaggaaaaaatgaaaccCCCACCACTCTTGTTTGAGTGAGAAAGGTTTCCTGTATTTGGTCTGGCATGGCTGTCCGTCTAACTTGAGGAGGGCAGGGATAGCTCATCTCTTACTGGTATTCTGCAGTCAGAAGTGTAGGAAGTGCTGGCAGTTGTGAGACACATCTGTGTGCCTCAGAGTTCTTCTCTGCAGCATGTTTTTATCCTACTTCCTGAGCACGGCTGGTGCTGACACCACGCCTAGCCCAAGACGCGCCTAAGGACACAGCTGAGTCCATAATCTGCAATACCACAGTAATTATACATTTTTCAGCCTTAGATTATGTATTTGTGAGGTTTGGGGTTGAggaaactttttcttctgttgttgAGCTGTTTTCCTCTGAGAACAAAAGCAGATCTTCAGTGTGGAAACAATGACTTGCTTAGAGTCCAGTTCTGCCCTTGCTGCAGTCACTGACAAAGTTCACGCTAAGGCCTTTGGGATAAACAAACAGCAGTTTCTTTTTTGCCCCTCATCCTGAAATATCCTGGCTTGGTTTTAATCTTTGAAGGCCAAGAATTCCACCAGATAACTAATCTGTGTCAAAAGTGAGGTAAAGAACCACAATCATCTCTTGGGAGAGCTGCCCTCGCTGTCCTGCTTAAGAGAGATACTAAGGCTGGACACAGTGCTTTGAGCTGTGTTCTGGTAGAAGATGGAGTCTTTCTGTTATTGTACTAGACATCAAGAGTTCAGCTGATGAAGCTTCTGTTGCTGCTTTCCATTTTACATCTGATTTGTAagtaaaaaattacttcagcCATTTAAGATGAATGTTGCATTGTAACCTGATGAAGCAGAGGTGTTGTTTCTGCATGTGAAGACTTAGCATTTTCATGAACTTTCAGGTATGAAAATCAAAGAGAGGAAACTTAACACACTTAAGTATAGATTAGTCccacacatcagcatctgcagCAGAAACCTGCCTGTTCCAGGTGCCCACTTAATGAGGCAATATCTCTTACAAGCCTCAGG encodes the following:
- the ZNF475 gene encoding LOW QUALITY PROTEIN: zinc finger protein 474 (The sequence of the model RefSeq protein was modified relative to this genomic sequence to represent the inferred CDS: deleted 1 base in 1 codon; substituted 2 bases at 2 genomic stop codons), translating into MQSLSGVTPHRTLPGAPLGRRSPQPAMKRHLETYVKKNNVNKTCSSLSSAEEAIIISNTLPLEQVSXSYVPDLPRIFPKVVHLESGSQKRXPGTAIIPQQSNSSDMSQTPRRPPFKVCYICGREFGSQSIAIHEPQCLEKWRIENNQLPKHLRRPEPKKPEALTGSGSYTLADENEAAYYSAQAQLVPCRKCGRTFFPERLPVHERCCKGGGSGARLPSAAAGKSGKAPRSGPGPASGIQPETHQGTSRAAPAVSDQAKVIRRPPTVICYICGREYGTKSISIHEPQCLKKWHQENENLPKHLRRPEPKKPEVRTVQAKGFYDLDALNEAAWTSAQAQLVPCDICGRTFLPDRLIVHQRSCKPKPAK